The genomic interval ATTATTAAACAGAATTGTATCTATTTATTTTTTTATAAATTTTCCTGTTTTGTTATTGTTTTTTAAGTAGTAGATTCCAGGAGCAAGATTATTAATATCAATTCTACCAGAATTGTCTGATTTTAATTTTAAAACTTCTCTTCCTTGAATATCAATTATTTTAAAAAAAGTATTACTTAAATCAGGATTCACAAATAAATGGGTGTTTGCAGGGTTTGGATATAAAAGGAAGCCATTTTTGTTAATATCAATAACATTTAAAGAGCCTTCTACAATATTTATATTAAGTGCTTGCAGGGTTATATGTTTGTCTCCATCACTTGAGTAAAAAGTTATCCATAACCAATAGAAATCTCCACTTGGTAAATCTGCAGTTGGTATTGCGTTTTCTAAAGAAATAGTTGCTGTAGAGGTTCCTGATTCAGTATCTAATGCAGAAGCATCTACTACTAAATAATCATTTTGAGGAACCCAACCAGCATTTAGGTGTCTTAACCAATATTTAATTCCACCATATTCTTTAGCAATAACTTTATGGCCAGAGCCTGCATGGTAATTTGTGGTTATCACTAAATCACCTCCAGTACTAAATGCAGTTGTTGTGTATTTGGATGCATCATCAAAAGTTAAAGAAGCAGTTACGCTTTCTGTAACTGTAATTATTGATGTATCGGTTTTGGCTCCATCTGTTGTAGTTGCTGTTATTGTAACAGTACCACTTGCAACACCGGTAACCTGTCCGTTTGAATTAACAGTTGCAATAACATCGTTAGAACTAGACCAAGTTATTGTTAAATCGTCTGCATTTGCTGGAGTAATTTCTGATGTAAGTGTTATTTTTTGTCCACCAACTATATCCGCAGTTTCTGGAGTTATTGTTATAGATGCAATATTAATTCCATACCAAGCAACTACATTTATAGTAGCAGAACCAGAAATGGTATTTGCAGGAATAGAAGTTGCCGTAATTGTAACTGTACCTTCCAGTACTCCTGTTACATTACCTTCATTATCTACAGTTGCAATTGTTTCATCACTAGAAGACCAAGTAACATCTTGACTTGCATTTACTGGTAAGAAAGCTAATGATAAACCTTCATCTTCACCAACTCTTACTTCTAATGGGTTAGGTGTTATTGTAATATCTGTTGGATCTACAGTATTAGTATCTATTATTTTATTAACGCCTTCATCAAGAATGGTTAACATTTCACCATCTCTCCATCTTACTTCTACTTTAACAATATGATTTTCTTGTCCTAAGCCAAAATGCGCAATGTTTAATAAACTTTGCGAATGTGCTTCACCAGCAGAACCAACTCTTCTTTTAAATGTTTTATTATCTGTAGTTACCGTAATTTCTGCACCTAATGGATCTACATTAGAATTTGGAGCATAACCAACATTTACAGTTACATAATTGTTGCTATTAGACATATTATTTTTATACATATGCCAAAGACCATATTCATCATCACCATTTAGAATGTCTAACTTTCCATCTTGATTATAATCAAAAGCTTGCCCCATATCTCCATGACTAGAAGCACCTCTGTTATTTGCAGTATGAGAAGTTGTAATTTCAAATTTACCTTGTCCTGTATTTAGTAACATGTAATCTGAAACTCTATTTGTTAAATACCCAAACCGATACACATATAAGTCTTCAAAACTATCATTATTAAAATCTCCTTTAGTTACACCCCAATGATTTCCTCCCTTAGGGATATTCCAAGCATCAGAAACATTGGTATAAGTCTGATTGTTATTCATTAATAGTACATCTTGGTAGTTTCTGTTGTTTGGTATCCAACCAGTTGGTGTAAATTCTGTTACATCATCAATTCTAGCATGAATAGACCAAAATATATCTGCATTACGAACAAATTCCATTTTCCAAACACCATTTCCTGTATGACCAATGTAGAAACCGTTTTCCGTTCTTGCAGTTGGCCAACCATCTGCAGCAGCTTGTGTTATTTCTAAAGTAGTTGTTTTATCCGCTATGGTGTTTTCTTGCTTTGCGCTTCCTAGAAACACAGGATAACCGTCCGCATAAGCATTTCTCGTTACAAATTCGAAACCAGAAAGTGTAATTGAGTTGTCTGCTTTCAATTCAAAAGGTAAAGTTCCTTGGCTACCAGATACTCTCATATCTAACCTTTTTATTTGTGGTAAAAAGTCGGTAGCATTATTATCTGCAATTCCAAAATAGCCTTGCCCTTTCGCTAAATATAAATCTAAATCTCCATCATTATCTATGTCAATATCTGTCATAGATGTAATAGAATAACTACCAACTAAATCGGCTGGGAACCATGCTGTAGAAACATCCGTAAATGTGAAATCTCCATTTCCTTTCCAAATTGATAGTGGAGAGAAAATTACAATATCATCTATATGATCATTATCTAAATCTGTCAATAAAATTCTTTCTCCATTTGCATCTTCAACACCTGCAACATTTATAGTTTCAAAAGTTCCATCGCCTTTGTTTCTATAGAAAATGTGTTGTTCCCCATTATCCCCATTTATTCCTTCAGCATTTATAAGTACTAAATCTAAGTCTCCATCAGAATCTAAATCTGCCCATCTAGGAGAACGACCTCTTGCTCCT from Polaribacter sejongensis carries:
- a CDS encoding Ig-like domain-containing protein; this encodes MKKLLLIIIVAFTSSLIAQTSISDFETDDINNPKPDCDATAEWLTDPNVPLISLVVNPKNTGINTTMNSVKYTETASSNKNNSLQLAFNGNTTKTGFALSANKFFKFMVYSQNQTDFDITLHLGNGNVNHFEITKSFSTTLNTWTEVEFDFSGNDTDAVINNAGGWISNIRIHFNEGTVGADDVYFVDEIAMTPTSTVTPVVADILTVPATLQTLTPITTNYIVSGSLYKRLDVQLTSATSYANFSLYADGKIIADNIDVSGSGTFSLNSIVKFSVTGATELKLAATGSDLIIDSFSLTDVSNVVIPEYSDETAAAGIIDEPSLKYAGPTIADMDNDGDYDLILNNHNDSPSKLYWNDGDGTFTKNATDLSLWTLMDLHGSAAADYDNDGDLDLLITLGGGNGSAPTPPVFYKNNNGTLERSDAAVGITKGARGRSPRWADLDSDGDLDLVLINAEGINGDNGEQHIFYRNKGDGTFETINVAGVEDANGERILLTDLDNDHIDDIVIFSPLSIWKGNGDFTFTDVSTAWFPADLVGSYSITSMTDIDIDNDGDLDLYLAKGQGYFGIADNNATDFLPQIKRLDMRVSGSQGTLPFELKADNSITLSGFEFVTRNAYADGYPVFLGSAKQENTIADKTTTLEITQAAADGWPTARTENGFYIGHTGNGVWKMEFVRNADIFWSIHARIDDVTEFTPTGWIPNNRNYQDVLLMNNNQTYTNVSDAWNIPKGGNHWGVTKGDFNNDSFEDLYVYRFGYLTNRVSDYMLLNTGQGKFEITTSHTANNRGASSHGDMGQAFDYNQDGKLDILNGDDEYGLWHMYKNNMSNSNNYVTVNVGYAPNSNVDPLGAEITVTTDNKTFKRRVGSAGEAHSQSLLNIAHFGLGQENHIVKVEVRWRDGEMLTILDEGVNKIIDTNTVDPTDITITPNPLEVRVGEDEGLSLAFLPVNASQDVTWSSSDETIATVDNEGNVTGVLEGTVTITATSIPANTISGSATINVVAWYGINIASITITPETADIVGGQKITLTSEITPANADDLTITWSSSNDVIATVNSNGQVTGVASGTVTITATTTDGAKTDTSIITVTESVTASLTFDDASKYTTTAFSTGGDLVITTNYHAGSGHKVIAKEYGGIKYWLRHLNAGWVPQNDYLVVDASALDTESGTSTATISLENAIPTADLPSGDFYWLWITFYSSDGDKHITLQALNINIVEGSLNVIDINKNGFLLYPNPANTHLFVNPDLSNTFFKIIDIQGREVLKLKSDNSGRIDINNLAPGIYYLKNNNKTGKFIKK